The following proteins are encoded in a genomic region of Triticum dicoccoides isolate Atlit2015 ecotype Zavitan chromosome 1B, WEW_v2.0, whole genome shotgun sequence:
- the LOC119342820 gene encoding uncharacterized protein LOC119342820, with protein sequence MIQLLFTLLAAEAALVLVLLFRTPARRLALLAVDCSKRGRGPLMARTVAATMFVVLGSSGYSIAKIRRREGEFAQLTPTDQVLASRHLLEASLMGYSLFLGLIIDRLHHYIRQIRAMKKNMETVTKQSRVLEETKLGDSEEIQGYQKKIGSLNEQVQVLKQQSESQTQELKTAETNNLALRKQSEGLLTEYERLIAENEELRNKLQTMELRFSRSDSKKNT encoded by the exons ATGATCCAGCTGCTGTTCACGCTGCTGGCCGCCGAGGCAGCGCTGGTGCTCGTGCTGCTCTTCCGCACGCCCGCTCGACGCCTCGCGCTGCTCGCCGTGGACTGCAGCAAGCGCGGCCGCGGGCCCCTAATGGCCAGGACTGTCGCGGCCACCATGTTCGTCGTGCTCGGCTCCAGCGGGTACAGCATCGCCAAGATCCGGCGCCGCGAAGGCGAGTTCGCCCAGCTCACGCCCACAGACCAGGTGCTCGCCAGCCGCCACCTCCTCGAGGCCTCGCTCATGG GATACTCTCTGTTTCTTGGGCTAATTATTGATCGACTGCATCACTATATTAGGCAAATACGGGCGATGAAGAAAAACATGGAGACTGTGACAAAGCAGAGCAGGGTCTTGGAAGAAACAAAGCTCGGAGACTCTGAGGAAATTCAAGGATATCAGAAAAAGATTGGCAGTTTGAATGAACAGGTGCAAGTACTCAAACAACAGTCAGAATCTCAAACACAGGAGCTAAAAACTGCTGAAACGAACAATTTGGCTTTACGAAAACAATCTGAAGGTTTGCTTACTGAGTATGAGCGTCTAATTGCGGAGAATGAGGAATTGAGGAATAAGCTGCAAACAATGGAACTCCGCTTCTCCCGTTCTGACAGCAAGAAAAATACATAG